In the genome of Candidatus Kapaibacterium sp., the window ATCAATTGTGTCGTCTTCCTGGATTTTTGCGTAATCTTCCGGATTGGCAAAAGTCAGAGCCAACATACCTTGCTTCTTGAGATTAGTTTCATGAATGCGGGCAAATGAACGAACTAGAATAACCTTCATACCCAAATGTCGCGGTTGCATCGCTGCGTGTTCGCGTGATGAGCCTTCGCCATAGTTTTCGTCGCCCACTACGACTGTGCCGATTCCTGCGGCTTTGTACGCACGTTGAACGGTTGGCACTTCGCCATATTCGCCTGTGAGTTGGTTCTTCACGTAATTTGTTTTTTCGTTGAAAAAGTTCACAGCTCCTGTCAATGTGTTATTTGCAATATTGTCCAAATGCCCTCTGAATCGAAGCCATGGTCCAGCCATCGAAATATGGTCAGTCGTACACTTTCCTTTTGCTTTGATGATTAATTTCAAACCTGTATAATCGCGTCCGTTCCATTCCGCAAATGGGTCAAGAAGCTGCAGCCTGTCCGAATCCGGTTGGACTACCACTTGGATTGATGAACCGTCTTCAGCAGGTGATTGATAGCCCGCATCTTCAACGTCGAAGCCTCTTTCGGGCAATTCCAATCCTACGGGCGGTTCGAGCATGACTTGTTCGCCATTTTCATTGATTAATTTGTCGGTCATCGGATTAAATTTCAAAGTTCCGGCAATCGAAAGCGCTGTAACGATTTCCGGAGATGCTACGAATCCGTGAGTATTCGGATTGCCGTCATTTCTTTTCGCAAAATTGCGATTGAATGAGGTAATGATTGTATTTTTTTCCTTTTTATCGGCTCCGTGTCTTGCCCATTGACCGATGCAAGGTCCACAAGCATTTGCAAGCACCACGCCGCCAATTTTCTCGAAATCGTCCAACAAGCCGTCGCGCTCAATTGTGAATCGAATCATCTCCGAGCCCGGAGTAATCGTAAATTCTGATTTCGCCAACAAATTTTTCTCCGAAGCTTGTCTGGCGACTTCCGCTGCACGGGTCAAATCTTCGTATGACGAGTTTGTGCATGAGCCGATAAGTCCGACTTCAATTTTTTCGGGCCAAGCGTTTGCATCTACAGCTTCCTTCATTTTTGAAAGAGGAGTTGCCAAATCGGGGGTAAATGGTCCGTTTACGTGTGGCTCGAGTTCAGATAAATTTATTTCAATTACTTGGTCAAAATATTTTTCGGGATTTTGGTAAACTTCGGCATCACCGGTCAGATGGTGCGAAATTGATTTTGCCAATTCGCTGACTTCTTTTCTATCTGTAGCTTCCAAATATCTCACCATTGATTCATCGAATCCGAATAGTGATGTAGTAGCGCCAATTTCTGCACCCATATTGCAAATTGTGCCTTTGCCGGTACAAGAAATGGAATCTGCTCCTTCGCCAAAATATTCGAGAATGTGTCCTGTACCACCTTTAACAGTCAAAATATCGGCAACTTTAAGTATGACATCTTTTGCGGACGTCCAACCACTCATTTTACCGGTAAGTTTGACACCAATTAACTTAGGGAATTTCAACTCCCACGGAAATCCTGCCATTACGTCAACGGCATCAGCACCGCCGACACCAATCGCTACCATGCCCAATCCGCCTGCATTAACTGTGTGCGAATCCGTGCCAATCATCATCCCACCCGGGAAAGCATAATTTTCGAGTATAACTTGATGGATGATTCCCGCACCGGGTTTCCAGAATCCAATTCCATATTTGCTCGAAACAGAGGAAAGAAAATCGAATACTTCCTTGTTCACGTCTTTAGATTCGGCAAGGTCAGCGACTGCGCCATTTTTTGCTAATATCAAGTGGTCGCAATGTACTGTTGAGGGAACTGCCACCTGTGGCATTCCTGCTTGCATGAATTGCATAAGTGCCATCTGAGCAGTGGCGTCTTGCATGGCTACTCTATCTGGATTGAAATCGACATAGTCATTTCCACGACCGAAATCCTTGAGTTCTTGATTTTTGTCCAAGTGTGAGTATAGAATTTTTTCAGTAAGTGTCAGTGGTCGTCCCAAGGCGGCTTTTGCTTTGGAAATTTTTGAATCTAAATCGGCATAAACCGCTTTAATCATATTCAAATCGAAAATCATAATAAAACCCTTATTATTATTTGATTATGTAAATTTTTATAACTACTAATTTAAAACTATCTGAAATTGAAATCAAATTAAATTACCATTTGCTTACACTTTCGTAAATTTGTACTATATATTTTTGTATTTTCTTGAAAATAAGGTATAAAATGTCATACGAAATAGCAGTAATCGGAACCGGATATGTCGGATTAGTAACAGGTACATGTTTCGCCTCCACAGGAATTAAAGTAATTTGCATTGATATTGACGAAAAAAAGGTAGAAATGATGCAAAATGGGAAATGTCCAATTTTCGAACCCGGACTTGAACCTTTGCTCGTGAAAAATTTACGCGACGGAAGATTGCATTTTTCGACAAATTTGGAATATGCTGTCGAGAATGCCTCTGTCATTTTCTTATGTTTGCCCACTCCGCCCAACGAAGACGGTTCGGCAGATTTGCAACATGTCCAAAGAGTAGCATCGGATATTGCGATGATTATCAAAAAAAAGAATCTTACTGAAAACAAAATTATCGTGAACAAGAGCACAGTTCCCGTGGGAACTTCGGATGTTGTGAAAGCAATTTTTGATGAAATTTTGCCTGATAACAAGGTGACTGTTGCCTCGAACCCGGAATTTTTGAGAGAAGGATTCGCCGTCGAGGACGCAATGAAACCGGAAAGAATCGTAATTGGTACTTCCGACGAATACACTGCTAAGACGCTAAGCGACTTGTATCAACCGTTTGTTCGCTCAGGCAACCCGATTTATGTGATGGACGAGAAAAGCTCTGAATTGACAAAATACGCAGCAAATGCGTTCCTTGCTACTAAAATTTCATTCATGAATGACCTATCGGCATATTGCGAAGCAGTCGGCGCCGATATTGAAAAAATCAGAGTTGGAATTGGTTCGGATACTCGCATCGGCAAACGATTTTTGTTTGCCGGAATAGGCTATGGCGGCTCCTGTTTCCCGAAAGATGTTCGCGCTTTGATGTATTCAGCCCAAGCCAAAGGCATCGAGTTAGATATTGTCAAGGCTTCATACGAAGTTAATGACAAGCAAATTCGCCGATTTTTCGAAACAATTTCCAAAAGATTTGGCGGCAAACTCACAGGCTTACGATTCGCATTGTGGGGTTTGGCATTCAAACCCAATACAGATGACACTCGCGAAGCACCTGCTCACAGATTAATCGAATTATTGCTCGAAAAAGGGGCAGAAATCATTGCTTTCGACCCGGAAGCAATCGAAAATACTAAAGTTGTTTTTGGGAACAAAATTGCATATTCAGACAATATGTATGATGCTTTGAAAAATGCTGATGCTTTAGTAATAGCTACGGAATGGAACGAGTTTAGGAATCCGGATTTGGAAAAAATCAGTTTCTCGCTGAAGCAAAATATAATTTTTGACGGAAGAAATCTGTTTGAGCCGGCGGATATGAAAGAACAAGGTTTTGAGTATTTCTGCATCGGACGAAAGTAATTTGGGGCATGGTGATAAATGACCAAGTGAATTATGAATTCAGGTTTATTTTTCGCCATAATTTCAGATTATTCTGACCTTTATTGCAATGCTATATTGAGATAGCCGATAGAGTCAACAGCAAAGTAAATTCAAACATTGTTGGCATGATATTTCATAAAATTGATATAAATATTCAATAAATTTGATTTGATGCCGATATTTTATATAACATTAAATTTTAAATGGAAAAGTATGGCTGATGAAATAAACAAGCAAGAACCCGAAGAGCCTAAAAAGAAAGCCGGATTGTCTTTACCTGTTATTATCGGTATCGGTGCAGGTGTATTGATTATTTTAGTTGTTGTGATTCTGTTCGCAGTCAAAATGATGCTGAATTCCGTTGTTGGCACTCAACCGGGTGACACTCAGACTACGGAGCAAGAACACAAACAAGTCGAGGATAAGGATTTGTCCAATGTTGAGTATTACAAAAGGATGGCTGAAGAGGACAAAATTTCCGAAAACGATTCGAAATACATGGAAACGGGTAGAATTACTACCAATCCGCGTGCTTCGACTCAATTTGTAGTTGTTAATTTGGGATTAAGCTACCGAACCGGGCTTGGAGTTGACGACGAAGCCAAAAAGGAAGCCGAATCCGATGACCAAAAACGTAGATTTGAGGCATTGATTCGGAATGCTGTCAACAATCAAATAGGCGATATGAGCGTTGGCGAATTGCAACAAATTCGTCGCGATTCTCTGACTTCGATTTTCAAAGAAAGATTGGTTCCCGTGTTTATAAACAATCGAATTTTCTTGCGTGACGTAATTCTTGTAGAATATATAATTCAATAGTGGTGTATGGCTGAAGTTTTATCACAATTAGAAATAGACAACCTGCTCAATGAAATGAACAGCGGGCGAATAGACGTTAATGAAGTAATTTCCGGCAAATTGGCAAAAGGGGAGATTAGCAATTACGATTTTCGTCGCCCTAATCGTATTTCTAAAAATCAAGTTCGTACTCTCCAAACAATACATGAAAATTTTTCCGAAGTATTTGGATATTATTTAGTCTCAAAGTTGCAAACTGTCGTGTCATTCACAGTGACATCAGTTGACCAGCTCTTTTATTCCGAATTTATATTGTCAGTATCGAATCCGAGTTGCCTTTATATTTTTGATATGGAAGGCACAGATGGCTCGGGAATTATGGAAGTAAGCCCCGAATTAGCACTAACGATTGTGGAAATGTTGCTCGGCGGAGGTGGTGATGTCGTCCCCAAACCCAGAACAATTACACCGATTGAGCAAGCTGTAATCAAGGGTGTTATCGAGCACGCTTTATCAGATTTGCGAAATTCATGGCGAGCAATCGCCGATTTGAATTTCAAATATTCGAGATTAGAAGTAGAAGCAGACTTCGTCCAAGTGGCACCATCGTCGGAAATCGTGGTTGTAGTATCTTTTGACGTCAAAATCGGCAATACAAATAATACTTTCATGATGAACCTATGCTTCCCGACATTTGCTTTAGAAGAGGTTCTTTCAAAGCTCAACAAGCAACAAATCACGACGAATGCAGTCAAAGTTTCGCCCAAGAAAATCAGGGATAACATTGCAGTAGTCAATCAACAGATATCGACAACGCGGCTTCCGGTAATTGCCGAACTTGGCAAAACATCTCTCACAGTAGGTGAATTATTAGAACTCAAGCCCGGCGATGTGATAAAATTAGAAAATAGAATTAACGAAGAAATCGAAGTAATTATCGGTAGTAAACGCAAACTTGCAGCGCGTCCAGGAACTGTTGACGGCAAAAAAGCTATTAGGATTACACGTGCACTCAAGGAAGAGGACTTAGTAGAAATGGATTTATCGTTTAAAGAAATGGAGTAATATTATGTCAATGACCCAAGAAGAAATTGATGCTTTAATCAGCAGCGGAGTTGACGAAACTCAAAATGAAGAAAATCTTGATTCGGAGCAAAAGGCAAAATCGGCTGATACAATGCAGGGTGATTTCCCGAATTTAGGATTTTCGAGTGACTCGAATATATTGTCACCACTCGACCCAAAAATGGAATTGCTCTATGATTTGCAATTGCCTGTTTCTATCGAGCTTGGCAGGACTAATATGTTGATTCGGGACATTCTCCGCCTTGGTAGAGGCTCTGTCGTCGAATTCGACAAATTAGTCAGCGAGCCGGTTGACGTGTTGATAAATGGCAAAAAAGTAGCCGAAGGCGAAGTTGTAGTTGTGGATAAGCATTTCGGTATCAGAATCACTACTTTGATTGACCCGGCTGATAGATTGAAGGGAATCAAGAAATAATTTAATTAAGCGAGGCTTTCGATGGATGGTTCTATATTAAATACATTTATTACTTTGATAGTTGCTGTTGGAATCTTAGGCGTTCTTCTCATATTTGTGAAAAGATACGCTAGTAAATTCAAGAGCAATTTATCACCTATTGACCTGAAAGTTCTCTCGAAAGTTTCACTCCAACCCAAAAATCATCTTTTTGTAGTCCAAGCCGGAACGAGAGTTTTGTTGCTTGGAGTCACAGACAAAAGTATCACTCCAATTGCTGATTTGACCGGCAAAATTGATAAAAGTGCAGAAGATTCTGCCGTGACCGGAATTAAGAAACAAGTTAGGGATTCGCGAAATCAAACCGAAGCCGACGATGATTTATCGTTCAAAGCTTTTATACGGAACGTACTCAAAAAGCAAAGCAATTAGGCTTTGATTTCTTCTAACCATTTGAAAATCTTATTCGGATAATTTGTCGCTACTGCTCTGACTTTGTACTCCAAAGCTATTTCGAGATTTGCTTTTGTATCCACAGAATACACTCCGGTGAAAAGTTCTTCCCTAATTGCCGATTCCATCAACTCTTGTGTGAGTTCCTCAACCGAAAAAATGAACACTTCGCATTGAGTTAATTCTTTGATTTCTTTCGGAGTCTTATCGTCCCCGGGGATTTTGATTGCAGCAGTTTTGATATTCGGATTCAATTCTTTCAAATCCCTCAGAACTTTGTAATTGAAGGAGCCGAATATAGTGCGTTCAAGATTGTTATATTCTTCGATTAAATCAATCAAATTTTTCATATTTGCTTGGATTTTGTCACCGGTCCAAGTTTTGATTTCAATCATTAGCAGAGCCTTGTCGCGAACCAATTCCAATACTTCCTGCAAGAGCGGAATTTTTTCGCCTGCATAAATGCTGCCATAAGCAGAACCAATATCAATATCCTTAATTTCATCAAAATTCAATTCCGAGATACGTTTGATATGTCCCGGTGGCACAAAATCGTGATAAACGACAAATTTATTATCAGCGGTGATTTGAATATCAATTTCGACCATCTTGGCACCTGATTCCAATGCTTGACGGAATGCCGAAATCGTATTTTCGGGAGCTGTCCCTGACGAGCCTCTGTGTGCCACTACGAGCAGTTCGCCGGATTTTGATACATCTAATAAACTATTCATGTATTTTTGAAATTTGAACAAACTTAAATATATATAAATTAAAGCACATAACTAAGAAAAATATTTTTGTTTTTGAAAATATCTTTCTTGATTTATAAAGAAAATTGTGTTAAATTAACATTTAGAATTTGTGAATTTTTAAAAATGAGGTTATTATGCCATTGTTAAGAAGAGTCTCGGAAATCATGACCACTAACGTGTTCAACGTCAGTATCGAGGATACAATCCACGATGCAGACGAAATTATGAAGAGGGAGAAAATCAGACACATACCCGTACTTGAAGGACGTAAAATTGTCGGTGTAATAACGGATTTGAAAATTCGCGAATACAGTCTCAGAAATATCTATGACGCAAATCAGAATTTCGGAGAAAATGGCTTCAATAAGATTATTGATTATGCCAAAATCATGAATCCGATTACTCACGTCATTTACCCTGAAGATAGCGTAGCAAAGGCTGTGGCACTTATGGCAAAATATAAATTGGATTGCCTTCCGGTGGTAGATTGGGAAATGAATTTGCTCGGAATTTTGACTCATACCGATATTTTGCTATTTACACACTCGCTCCTTATGGATATGCAAAAGCAGTAATACTGCCTTCATTCTGAGCCGCAGGCGAAGAATGAAGTTTTCCAAAAAACATGGATTCCTCAATTCGTTCAGAATGACAAAACAACGTCATTCTGAGCCGCAGGCGAAGAATCAAGCTTTCAAAAAACATGGATTCCTCAATTCGTTCAGAATGACAAAACAACGTCATTCTGAGCCGCAGGCGAAGAATCAAGCTTTCAAAAAACATGGATTCTTCACTTCGTTCAGAATGACAAAACAAATAAATCTTATATTTTTTTTTGTATAGCTCTAATCTTATTTTCACATGTGGAAAAAAAGTGATAGTTTTATAAGTTAGATAAATACAAGAAAAAAAAATGAAGAATTTACTTTCTATTTGTGATTCACTGAGTTCCGAAAAAAACGTCATCGGACTTTTGGATAAATATGTTTCCGGTGTCGAATATGATTCCCGCAAATGCGAACCCGGCTCTTGCTTTGTAGCTATCAAAGGTTTGGTTTTTGACGGTCACGACTATATCAATCAAGCTATTAGATATGGTGCCAAAACGGTTATTTGCGAATCTTTCCCGAAGCAGGATTTGATTTCACCCGATGTTACATTCATAATTGTCAATGATACTCGGTTGGCTTTAGCAGAATTGTCTCATGCTTTTTTCGATTTTCCATCCACCAAGCTCAATATTATTGGCATAACCGGCACTAATGGCAAAACCACAATATCGTTTTTGCTAAATTCGATATTTAATGCTGCCAATTCCAAAGGTGGGATTATCGGGACAACGGGTGCATATTTCAATAATCATTTCATACCACTCGTTAATACTACGCCGGAATCACGTGATATAGCCGAAATATTGTATAAAATGCTGCAAGAAGGTGTAGAATGGGTTGCTATCGAAATTTCTTCGCATGCTTTGAAACAAAAACGTGCCGAATGTATAAATTTTCGTGGGGCAGTCTTTACAAACTTAACTCACGACCATTTGGATTATCATGATTCGCTTGAAGATTATGCTTTTTCCAAAAAAATATTGTTCGACATGCTGGACAAAAATGCCGTTGCAGTGGTTTTCGGCGATGATGAATATGCGGAACTAATTGTACGCGACACTGCGGCAAAGGTTTATACTGTTGGGCGAAAGAAGAAAAATTATTACAAAATTTTGAAAGAAACAGCTGGAATCATTTCTACTGACTTCGTGCTATATGGCGGAGAACGTATTATTGACGGCAAAACCGCTTTACTCGGCAAATTCAATATTGATAATGCTGCTCTGGCTGCTGCTGTATGCAATTCACTGAAAATTGATTACGGTGCTATCCAAAAAGGCTTATCAGTTGCAAAAGGTGCTCCGGGCAGAATGCAAAAAGTTGTTCTGTTTAACGAAGCTATTGCATTGGTTGACTATGCCCACACACCCGACGCTTTAGAGAAAGCCATTAATGCTTGTAAAGATGTAATAAAATCCGAAGCAAACAATTCTAAAATGATTTGTGTATTTGGTTGTGGTGGCGATAGAGACCGAAGCAAACGTCCCGTGATGGGAAAAATCGCATCCGAAAGTTGTGATATTGT includes:
- a CDS encoding CBS domain-containing protein yields the protein MPLLRRVSEIMTTNVFNVSIEDTIHDADEIMKREKIRHIPVLEGRKIVGVITDLKIREYSLRNIYDANQNFGENGFNKIIDYAKIMNPITHVIYPEDSVAKAVALMAKYKLDCLPVVDWEMNLLGILTHTDILLFTHSLLMDMQKQ
- a CDS encoding UDP-glucose/GDP-mannose dehydrogenase family protein; this encodes MSYEIAVIGTGYVGLVTGTCFASTGIKVICIDIDEKKVEMMQNGKCPIFEPGLEPLLVKNLRDGRLHFSTNLEYAVENASVIFLCLPTPPNEDGSADLQHVQRVASDIAMIIKKKNLTENKIIVNKSTVPVGTSDVVKAIFDEILPDNKVTVASNPEFLREGFAVEDAMKPERIVIGTSDEYTAKTLSDLYQPFVRSGNPIYVMDEKSSELTKYAANAFLATKISFMNDLSAYCEAVGADIEKIRVGIGSDTRIGKRFLFAGIGYGGSCFPKDVRALMYSAQAKGIELDIVKASYEVNDKQIRRFFETISKRFGGKLTGLRFALWGLAFKPNTDDTREAPAHRLIELLLEKGAEIIAFDPEAIENTKVVFGNKIAYSDNMYDALKNADALVIATEWNEFRNPDLEKISFSLKQNIIFDGRNLFEPADMKEQGFEYFCIGRK
- the fliM gene encoding flagellar motor switch protein FliM encodes the protein MAEVLSQLEIDNLLNEMNSGRIDVNEVISGKLAKGEISNYDFRRPNRISKNQVRTLQTIHENFSEVFGYYLVSKLQTVVSFTVTSVDQLFYSEFILSVSNPSCLYIFDMEGTDGSGIMEVSPELALTIVEMLLGGGGDVVPKPRTITPIEQAVIKGVIEHALSDLRNSWRAIADLNFKYSRLEVEADFVQVAPSSEIVVVVSFDVKIGNTNNTFMMNLCFPTFALEEVLSKLNKQQITTNAVKVSPKKIRDNIAVVNQQISTTRLPVIAELGKTSLTVGELLELKPGDVIKLENRINEEIEVIIGSKRKLAARPGTVDGKKAIRITRALKEEDLVEMDLSFKEME
- a CDS encoding flagellar biosynthetic protein FliO, producing MDGSILNTFITLIVAVGILGVLLIFVKRYASKFKSNLSPIDLKVLSKVSLQPKNHLFVVQAGTRVLLLGVTDKSITPIADLTGKIDKSAEDSAVTGIKKQVRDSRNQTEADDDLSFKAFIRNVLKKQSN
- the fliN gene encoding flagellar motor switch protein FliN, which codes for MSMTQEEIDALISSGVDETQNEENLDSEQKAKSADTMQGDFPNLGFSSDSNILSPLDPKMELLYDLQLPVSIELGRTNMLIRDILRLGRGSVVEFDKLVSEPVDVLINGKKVAEGEVVVVDKHFGIRITTLIDPADRLKGIKK
- a CDS encoding UDP-N-acetylmuramoyl-L-alanyl-D-glutamate--2,6-diaminopimelate ligase — its product is MKNLLSICDSLSSEKNVIGLLDKYVSGVEYDSRKCEPGSCFVAIKGLVFDGHDYINQAIRYGAKTVICESFPKQDLISPDVTFIIVNDTRLALAELSHAFFDFPSTKLNIIGITGTNGKTTISFLLNSIFNAANSKGGIIGTTGAYFNNHFIPLVNTTPESRDIAEILYKMLQEGVEWVAIEISSHALKQKRAECINFRGAVFTNLTHDHLDYHDSLEDYAFSKKILFDMLDKNAVAVVFGDDEYAELIVRDTAAKVYTVGRKKKNYYKILKETAGIISTDFVLYGGERIIDGKTALLGKFNIDNAALAAAVCNSLKIDYGAIQKGLSVAKGAPGRMQKVVLFNEAIALVDYAHTPDALEKAINACKDVIKSEANNSKMICVFGCGGDRDRSKRPVMGKIASESCDIVIITSDNPRTESPDNIIKQILEGATKANSQIIVEPDRKKAIEKAVELSSKDDIILIAGKGHEKYQIIGTTKHDFDDVAEIEKFGKL
- a CDS encoding aconitate hydratase; this encodes MIFDLNMIKAVYADLDSKISKAKAALGRPLTLTEKILYSHLDKNQELKDFGRGNDYVDFNPDRVAMQDATAQMALMQFMQAGMPQVAVPSTVHCDHLILAKNGAVADLAESKDVNKEVFDFLSSVSSKYGIGFWKPGAGIIHQVILENYAFPGGMMIGTDSHTVNAGGLGMVAIGVGGADAVDVMAGFPWELKFPKLIGVKLTGKMSGWTSAKDVILKVADILTVKGGTGHILEYFGEGADSISCTGKGTICNMGAEIGATTSLFGFDESMVRYLEATDRKEVSELAKSISHHLTGDAEVYQNPEKYFDQVIEINLSELEPHVNGPFTPDLATPLSKMKEAVDANAWPEKIEVGLIGSCTNSSYEDLTRAAEVARQASEKNLLAKSEFTITPGSEMIRFTIERDGLLDDFEKIGGVVLANACGPCIGQWARHGADKKEKNTIITSFNRNFAKRNDGNPNTHGFVASPEIVTALSIAGTLKFNPMTDKLINENGEQVMLEPPVGLELPERGFDVEDAGYQSPAEDGSSIQVVVQPDSDRLQLLDPFAEWNGRDYTGLKLIIKAKGKCTTDHISMAGPWLRFRGHLDNIANNTLTGAVNFFNEKTNYVKNQLTGEYGEVPTVQRAYKAAGIGTVVVGDENYGEGSSREHAAMQPRHLGMKVILVRSFARIHETNLKKQGMLALTFANPEDYAKIQEDDTIDILGLTEFAPDKHLTVVLHHADGTRDEFEVYHSYNEQQIEWFRAGSALNIIKKKFM